The DNA sequence TCCTGGCCGTGAAGATCTTCTCTATCAGCCATGGATTCGCTGCAATAGCATGGTAATCTCTTGGATACGCAACTCTGTTTCTCCTCAAATATGCTCGAGTGTTATGTACCTCGATGATGCTTATTCAATCTGGTCAGATCTGAATGATCGATTTTCTACCGGTGATTCTGCTCGGATCTATCAGTTGAAACAACAGCTGATGTCTCTCTCTCAAGGCACCTCTGATGTCAATGGTTATTTTACAAATCTAAGGATTGTTTGGGATGAGTTCAAAAGTACTCAGCCGATCTCATGGTGCACCTGTGGTCGTTGTAATTGTGGTAGCGCTACACGGTGGCATGAGCATCAAGAGCATGACTGCACCATGCAATTTCTCATTGGATTAAATCCATCTTTTTCTCAGATTCGATCTCACATCTTATCTATGGTTCCTCTTCCCTCTTTGTCTAAGGTCTTTGCTCTGGTCATTCAGGAAGAGAGGCAACGACACATTGATGGTACAAGCTTCTCCTCTCATATATCTACTCCTGCTCATGTTGTTCCTGTTCCTAGTGAGCAGCCGTTTGCTAATGCTACTTCTTCTTATGGCCGAGGCATGAATAAATTCCACTGTTCTCATTGTGGTAAGACTAATCATCCTCTGGAGAAATGTTTTCTCCTACATGGTTTTCCTCCGGGTTTTGGCAAAGGCAGAGGAAAGGCACCTCAAGCTACTGCTCATTCTGGAAATGCAGCCTCTAATC is a window from the Salvia hispanica cultivar TCC Black 2014 chromosome 1, UniMelb_Shisp_WGS_1.0, whole genome shotgun sequence genome containing:
- the LOC125189631 gene encoding uncharacterized protein LOC125189631, with product MVLIILLGVESFTTALLAKNKLVFVDGSILRPGREDLLYQPWIRCNSMVISWIRNSVSPQICSSVMYLDDAYSIWSDLNDRFSTGDSARIYQLKQQLMSLSQGTSDVNGYFTNLRIVWDEFKSTQPISWCTCGRCNCGSATRWHEHQEHDCTMQFLIGLNPSFSQIRSHILSMVPLPSLSKVFALVIQEERQRHIDGTSFSSHISTPAHVVPVPSEQPFANATSSYGRGMNKFHCSHCGKTNHPLEKCFLLHGFPPGFGKGRGKAPQATAHSGNAASNQHKSVNFVEETVSAYPLPLSSSAASAVVNLPSIDQYQQLISLLQSQHLHNSTSLASNSTSVSHSQPLNNFSDTGATHHVCFDQSLFSSSSPIANASVNLPNGHTAPCYSPRYCPTHFSHHTLFHSSCAILLI